The genomic segment cacagttcAAACCAATGGAAATTAAATCATGTAAGCCACATTTCTGGTCTTAACTGAAACTGAGAATCCACTGAGAAGCAAGTCTAATCAGTAGTCATTAACAAACAGAATCTGTAACCTTATAATTAGAAAGTTTTATCAACATAATTACCTTAATAGTTCTCAACTTCTTATGTGTTTCTGCGAGTGACGAAACGTTAAAGCAGGTACCAGGTAGGCCTACACATAAACGCATGGGCATGAACGATGGGCATCACTATCACATCACTAGGCGTATCGAAAACAATGGAGGATGTCGTCTGCATTCTGTAACGAAGATGCAagcgccatctagtggacATAATTTAAAACCAATAGATTCCTTGTCATCCATATCAACAACGACTGGACGGAACGGGAACGGCTGGATAGCTTTCAGACAGCTCAGCTTCTTCCGCCCGACTATTATCCGCTGACCTGCTCAGCGGTTCAGCCATAGAAGCTGACAATTATGATGGTCCCTAGGTTGCCATTTTACAGTTCTCAAACAACTTCCATTTTCcacaatatttgttttctaacatttccagatttttcacttttttaattaCCATGAAATATGACGCACACGACAGTCTGACGACACCATGAGCCTATGACCATATGGCAAAAGGTATAGCCACATATTTGGGAGCAGGACCCTCCCATCCAGCAACCTCCAATTGCCTTTTTCTCTGGAAGTGCTTATTAAACAAccttaacaaataaaacatcTTTCTATAGAATTATATGAATTTTACTATTTCGTAttacaattagaaaaaaaaagtaatataaTTGTCACATAGTCTTTGTAACTCGAAAATACCTCTTCCGCATGGCAATACATCGCACTTTCAATTTCGTTACTGAACATAACTTTCTGAAAACTTTAAGCATTATTGGTAGCGCTCATCTTAAGTGACATTTCGTAACGATATCTAACCTACATTTTCCCCTATCGAATCGCGATATTCGTTTCaacttcaaaaagaaaattttcgaaaGGAGTGATGATCAAATATCGCAAAATTATAGTCCCCTATCGATTTGCAGCAAACACCAATTGAAATGCCTATCGTCAGAAGATAACAATCGTTATCTGACGTATTGCGTATTTCAACtagtaatttaattttatttaactgAATTGTCTGATTTGGTTTGACAATTCAACTAGATTAAAAAGTAAACGCAGGTCGGTGGTTTTGATAACTACATTTCCACAAAGTAAAACTAATAGAATAGTTTGGAACACCACACTAGGTAAAGCCATCAAGAGAAGGAGTTAAGTTAAGGTTAATAAACACTACCAACACAAGTAacacaaaataatataaaGTTTTTTTGACTTATGAGTTATGACTTTACTGGCTGGCATTGACGATGTGAATGAAATCAGGTTTGAGTGAAGCACCTCCAACAAGTGAGCCATCGATATCGGCTTCCTTGGCAAGTTCACGGCAATTTTCAGCTGTAACAGAACCTCCATAAATAATACGGGTCTTCTGTGCTACTTCAGCACTTACATTGTCAGCTAGCCATTGACGCAATTTTCCATGCACTTCTTGGGCCTAAAAAAATTAGGatgattaaaaacaaaaaaaaaaaaaaaaaaaaaaacacctttaAAATGTATACCTGCTGAGGAGAAGCAGTCTTTCCAGTTCCAATGGCCTGAATTAATAATATagggggaaatttttttttttaatatagaaaaaaaaacctagatTTGGTAATTTGTTACCCAAACAGGCTCATATGCAATCACAACATTGTCCCATTTATCTTGAGGAATCTTATCAACAATTGCTTTCAATTGACTGAAGACAACTTCTTCAGTTTTGCCAGCTTCACGTTCTTCTAGTTTCTCTCCGATGCATGGAATAACCTTGAGGCCTTCAGTGAGAGCATGGTTCACTTTCTCTCCAATCAACTATTGACAagtcaaaaattaaatacatgaAAATCACACAACcttatgaatttattttaacataCAGCATCTGATTCTCCAAAAACGTTCCTTCTTTCAGAGTGTCCCAAGATAACCCATTCGGCACCAATATCCTTGATCATGGCAGGTGAAATTTCACCtatgcaaattaaaaatgttaatcttagatttgtaacattttctttaaacttCACCTACCAGTGAAAGCGCCCTTAGCAACTTTGTAGCAATTTTGGGCAGCCACCCCAATCGAGGCTGGAAGTTTTTGACGAACATAGTCCAAATAGCAAGGTGAAACACCACAGACAAGTTCTGGGAATGGGTAGCCaaggaaaattttagaattagaatagaaaaactaaatttttgaCTTTACCTGCATTGGGATCAAGTGGGCCAGCAGTCAAGAAACTGATAATGGCATCAATCTCTTTCTTGTTTCcattcattttccagttgcctccaacaaaaaatttgcgTTCTGGTGCCATTGTTTAAGTTTAACTTACTTATTTACTGAACTGCTGTATGGAGATTCAAGAGATAGCAGTGAGACACTGAAAGTAGTACCGGCAGTCTGGTCTAGTAGTACGTCCAGAAGTCGTTTGTGTCACCTTGAGGTGTCCTTTAAATAGATCGTGTCGTCTGCACACTGGCGACtggcgttaaaaaaaaaaataaaaatattttacataacTTTATGTCGTTCTTAATAGAAAACGTGTAAATTGCagttttttaaaggaaaaaaaatgtatttcattttttgagaTTATGAATacactaaattaaaaatgcataAAATTGCGACGTAAGCGATGAAAATCATAGATGGCATTGCTACCAATGTTTTCATCTAGTTCGTCTGCGAAGTGCGAACTGCGAAGCAATTCCAATACCAAATAACACTTCTGATACTTGGTGTTAACTGTTAAGAGTTCCATATCCTGGCTTTTCCAAAAACTGAATTACGACCTAGTTAACATCTATTGCCACGTAATATGGATGCGTACAGTGATGACATTAACAAAGATAGCACTAGTCAGCATGCTATACGTGTAGGAAAAGTAAATGGCAAGCATTCAAAGCAAAAAATCCATCAAACAAAGAATGTTCCAGTGAGCTGTATTggagatttcaaaaatatgcCAAAGGCTATGCTTTTAAAGAACTTGAAGCTTTTCAAACTAAACACTAATGGAAGTAGAAAAGTCCTAATGAAGCGACTGGAAatgtacaacaaaaaaactacaGAAATGTTTGACTACTATGTTGTCATTGACTATGAAGCAACATGTGATGAAAATACGAAGAATTTTgagtaaattttttgtttttgatttacaTAGATGAATTTTAGTAATGTTATGTTTCTATTTTATAgcaaaaacaatcaagaaaTCATTGAATTCCCTGCTGTGTTACTGAACTGTCACACTGGAAAAGTGGAAGCTGAATTTCAGTCCTACTGTCGACCAGTAATTAATCCTTTATTGACAAAATATTGTATCAAACTCACTGGGATCACACAggtacatttttaaaaagtatgtCTATTGGAAAActttaaaatctaattttttctcttcagaaTATTGTGGACAAGGCCCCTTCATTTCATGAAGTTTTGGCTTCCTTTGAAAAATGGTTGCAGAACAAGAAACTTGGTTCAGAGTATTCATTTGCAATTCTAACTGATGGATCAAAAGATGTTGGTCACTTTCTGAAAAGACAGTGTGTGGTAataaggatttaaaaaaaattgcactgatcattatttgttttaatcgtTTCTGTTGCTTTCAGTTATCGCAAATTGATATCCCGGAATATTGCAAATACTGGATAAACATTCGAAAGTCATTTACTAATTTCTACCAGACCAACGATTTACAATACTTTGCTCGTTTGGCTAATGACACAGTTCTTAACATAATGATTAAAGAGATTGGATGTAAATTTCAAGGAAAACCCCATTCTGGATTGGATGATGCTCGAAATATTGCGTATGTTGCTCAATGCCTTCTTCAAGACGGAGCATCCCTAGTATTTAATGAAAAGTTGTCTGATGAAAATGccgaaaaaaaggcaaatagcaactcttctttctctacTCCAGTCTCTAAAGCAGAGTTCTCAATCATTTGTGGCACACTTAAGCCTAATTTTCCAGCCAAGAAGTCTCCGGTTACTTCAAAAACTCCTGACACAAACACTGTTGCTAAGGATGTTCTTGTAAAGGCTTGTAACAGTGAAACAAAGGCAAAACCTGTTGTCAAAGAAGTTGTGAAGATTCCGGCCATAGCAAGCAATTCTGCCAATGGAGCTTCGACAAAAACTacagccaagaagaagaagaatcaacatTCAACCAAAGATACAGTCAAGATTCCAGcaacgaaaaagaatcaacCAAATATGCAGCCAGATTCTCTGGTGAAGACTTCTTCCAAAGCAAACACGCCATCGACTTCAGAAAAAACTTCTGCCAATGTTACTCCGACACAATCTTCAGTCAAAAGGACTCCGGGGAAGAGTACTGCCAAGATTCCGGAGACTGCAGACGTTATAAAACAGGAATTGATGCTTgccaaaaaagttttgtaCTCTAATGCTGAACATATTCCATTCTGGAAGGTGACGCAACTAAAAGAACACATAGAAGATCTAAAGAAATCGTTGAAAGCAGCTAAATCTAGGGAAGAGAAGGCAGTTTTAGTTACAAAGTTGGACTTATCTGAAAAGAAAGAGTTTGAAGTACCTAAAGCTACTAGTAAAACTACTAATCGCGGTTTGGTTGCGCTGAATGAAAATCTTATTTCTGGAATTTACGCTTCCAGTACAGCCGTAAAAGAACAATTATTCTTTGAAGATTTCGAAAATTTGTTAACCATGAACAACAACAGTTTCCCGTAAAATTGCAAAAGAGGCTCAAAATCCATTAATGATattaaaatggattttttaaattcctgtgaccaatttttttattttaaattatgaagACACATTGATTTGTTTCCGCAAGTTCAACATTGTACTAGTGTTGACTGTATGTCCGTAcgtgtgttttcatttttcaacttctttaATAACTTCTTCATCCTATAATTCAGACAgtaaaactgaaattgaatGGTATTTTTGATAACCTCCTCATGtggaaataattttgtatTGTTGTAATCATGTGTCGATGTGTGCTTGTGTGCCTTATCTCAGCTACATGCAAATTAAGAGAATACATACTTTACCTTGAAAATTACGAGGGCAACCGAGACATCTTTCAACTTCGATTTGGCTCTTTTACTTCAGCTTTTAAAcctttaaaatagaagaaattcGAATCATTCGTTTGCAAAGAAAGATGTGGCCAAGAATTAAAGAATGAATTAGTGGAATAGCAATCGatgtaaaatcatttttagtCATTTCAAGCTgccattttttactttagatGAAGCGAACGCCGATCGAGCCAAACCTACGTGACCTTTTTTGCTGTAACGCACGACCAAAATGGCAACATTTAAAActaagataaaaaatttaacagtgATGCAAGGATCCTTTACAACTGCTTCCCTTTAGCTACAGTTtaagcagtaaaaaaaaaagttagctGTTTGCTTCCTATCAATTTCAAGAGAAATAGAGAAGAGCCATGTGTTATGGTTGGACTGTTACCTCGTGAACACGGACTGTTTTCTGAACAAAAGGAATCATACATGTGTTGTTTGTCTCAGTCGATTCTTGACTCTTTACTTGGTAGGTTGTGTGTTTCTTGTTAGCTGGAAGGTtcggaagacaagaaaaaaaatattgctaGAGGGTCTTTGAAGGCTACCGTATTTAGTCAAATAGTCAAATATTGTTAGATTAGTTCTCGCGGATTAGTTCTCTGGAATTAAAAAACGCAAAGTCCGCTGGTTACATTCCAAACCTATAGTTCACATTCGctgaataagaagaaataagtcaAATAACGCTAGTGATGAATAGTTCAACACGAGAAATGAAGATGACAACAACAGATTCAGTCGAGGACGAcagcaaaaatgttttggagATGCGGTATCAGACAACTGTGGTAACTATAATACATTTTCTATATCTATGAAACTCACAATACGTCACCAAAGGTTCACTCCAATTTATCGTTGATGGTcgaatacttttgaaattacTGCGCTTTCTTAATTACGGACGATAATCTGTAGTGAAATTAAACCAACGAAACactgtgttaaaaaaaactacctCTAAATCACTAGTTAGAAACTATTCGCCCACTGTTTAGTTTTAGCCATGGGGCAATGCAGCTTACACTGCTAACCGCTTAAATAATAGATCGTTTCTCGAGAACCAGTTTCTACCATGTCGGGTCAAACTGCATACGTGTCTTCTTTATAGGGAAAGCCGTACCAGGTAGATTTAAAATCCGTACCTGGTACGAAAAATGTCTCTCCTTCGCACGTTCcatcaatttcaaagtttAAAGAAAGAACGGGAGAAAGAAAGTAACTCTTACCAGGGCAGCACTCGTAAAATGTAATTGGTTACTGCTGACTCGCCCAAAACTATTGGGGTATTGGCTATGTATCCGTTTGGCTGATAGCCTGATACAGAAAATCTGACGTACTAATAACAACATCCAGCACCAATTTAGGAAGGATAATTGTGCGCAGAGCTTTTTTACGAGGGTTTCCGTGTATGGGTATAATATAAATTAGATAATGGAGAGTTTTTACAACCATGGGCGATGTCGATATTTGCACACATTCCTTtctaaaaaatgcaattataGTACATAAAAATTACTACTCTTTGGAAATAACGGAATTGCAAAAAGATTCGTAAAAGAGCGTGGCGGAGAAAACGTATTACATTCTTGCATTATGATGAGTTAAATACAGAACTAGAATTCGTCACGCGAAATGTTACTGTaccaggaggtgccggtgtggcggcaggtccctatCTGGCTATCTCTTTGGTCATAAAATTTTCTAGATGCACTTGCAAAATCATTTAGTCTAAATTGTGAAACGTAGGTGTTTTGATAGCATATGATTCCAGTGTTGTTCTTCTTAGAAAATCAGAATGTTTACAATTACTAACAATGATACATTTGTAAAGTAAATTGCTAAAAACTGCAATGACAACACTGCAGCATGAAATAGTTCAAGACATTtgcaagaaaaatttgaaaattttagttttctaaTGTCAACGTGATGTTTTCCACATAAACTTGTGATTTTCCTTTAGGAACACTGGAATGGTTTCCTGACTAACCACTTATGTTGGTTTCAtaactaaattattttcaaataaaaaaatggttttaacttAAATCTTGATGAGCAAAGAGCAAATATAAAATGTTGTGTTTACCACATGTGTTTGCATATCAACATATGAATGCTTTTCAGAGATAGATTgtaaacatgaaaataatataCTATTTaatagttttcaaattttatttacctttaGCTGAATTCGAACGTTATCATATTCCTTTTTGTTAGTAATCTCACGTAATCTTAAACTtcgtgtaatttttgaaaagcaaAACGACACTtgaaaagcagacgacacttttccgatggaaaaccaaaatcgaCCCCTCCCCTAAAttccaaaccgctcaaaattcaaaaacgataaaagcagCTGTTTTCTATCCGCTGAACCTGAACGGATCaggattattttcaaaatatctttCGTTTCAACAAGTGCACTAAGCCCCAGTCCTCCCCACAGTTAACCtattaagtaaaaatttgcaccAAACCTgcagataattacttttagaCCGAAACTCGGAAACCAccacaatatttaaaaaaaggaattgcgTTTTCCATGAGGCTGCCAATTAAGACGTGTACGGCTTCGAGGCTGAATAAATTTTAAAGGCAgtcgattttcttttgaagatGTCAGGCCAATACTGGAGGAGTCTGGGCGATTACGCCAAAGAGCAGGCGGCCCAACTTCGGCAACTTGAAAAGAAGATCGTCGATGGGGCCAAGGTTCAGAAGAAGGAGCAATCCCATTACGGAAAGTGGCTTGCGTGGTTGCGTAATCTCCTAAAATTCACCCGAAGAAAAACGTTCGTACTTATAGGCGGAGATTGGGTCTTTCTCGCTCTACTCGGAATATTAATGGCTATTCTCAGCTTCACCATGGACTTGGGAATTTACGCGTGTTTCACTAGTACGtgttctttatttattttttattttaacatatTCAAAATCACAGATGGGctagaaaattaacaattactaaatacatttttgtatTATTCACGCTAAAGCTCGACTTTGGATCTACAATCACTTCAGAATCTATCCTGCTCTTCAATTCTTTACCTGGTTTACGTTGCCCGTCTTACTCGTCCTTTTTGCAACCGGCTTCGTATTTATTGTTTCACCGCAAGCAACAGGTAACAGTTGTTTTAAACGTCGAGCGTGCGACCAAGCAAGTGGAGAAATTTGTAATTGGACTTATCCGTGTTTATATTAAGGCTCGGGGATTCCGGAAATGAAAACCATCATGCGTGGTGTAGTCCTGAAGGAATATTTAACATTTCGGACTCTAATTGCCAAAACTGTTGGACTTACAGCTGCATTGGGTTCTGGAATGCCTTTGGGAAAAGAGGTAATAAAATACATATATGTTTATTCAATTGGTTCAACCAGATTTACCGCAAGGAAGACGCAACAACTTACTTAGGGTGCACTGGTTCATATCGGTGGTATTGTCGGTACACTTCTCTCAAAGCTACTGACGTCATTTAAAGGAATATACGGAAACGAGTCACGAAAGACTGACATGTTGGCCACTGCTTGTGCTGTGGGATTGTCTTGTAGCCTCGGTGCTCCCATCGGAGGTTAAacgaatttattttcttttaattcactGACACATTGAGATTATTCCTTTCTGTAAAATAGGAGTGCTATTCAGTATTGAAGTAACTTCCGTGTATTTTGCAATTCGAAACTACTGGTAATGTTTTACAGTGGACTAATAATTGATGTGTTCTGTTATTAAACttgataataattttgttcCTTAAGGCGTGGGTTCTTCTCAGCGGTTTTCGGCGCTCTAATGTTTCGGCTTCTTGTAAGACTTTAAATTATAGTCTTGTGTCCCAATCAATCTAATTTCCTATTTAACTATCCAATGTAGGCTTACTGGTCCAATTCAGAGGGTATCAACTAGGCTAATCCCGAAATTTTAACAAGTTGACATAATATCTTTATACATCTTATGTGATTTTTAGGAACACTCACGACAGTATTTCCAACTAGTTTCCAAGTTGATTTCCCCTACGATCCTCAcgagttatttatttttgcactTGTTGGGTAAGTTTGAAGAATTGTCCTTTATGATTCAGAAACTAGACGCAATACTTAACGATCAATCATCATCAATCAAAAGTGTGTTTGGCGGTCTGTCGGGTGCCGTCTTCGTTTTATTTCACCGGCGGTACGTCCTATTTATGCGCAACAATACAAGGATCAGCTCTTTCCTCAAATACAAGTAAGCGTTTCATTTCGGATATTCATCTTGATCAGTTAAGACATTATTTTGCTCTAACATGTATAAATGATGATCATGTCTGCAGTCGCTTCATTTATCCGAGCATCGTGTCTGTCCTTATTGCCTCACTGTTTTACCCGTCGGGTTTCGGTCGTTACTTGGCCACGACACTGTCGACAAAGCAGCAAGTCGGCGCCTTGTTTGCCAATTTTAC from the Daphnia pulex isolate KAP4 chromosome 1, ASM2113471v1 genome contains:
- the LOC124197105 gene encoding chloride channel protein 2-like isoform X2 — encoded protein: MNSSTREMKMTTTDSVEDDSKNVLEMRYQTTVMSGQYWRSLGDYAKEQAAQLRQLEKKIVDGAKVQKKEQSHYGKWLAWLRNLLKFTRRKTFVLIGGDWVFLALLGILMAILSFTMDLGIYACFTTRLWIYNHFRIYPALQFFTWFTLPVLLVLFATGFVFIVSPQATGSGIPEMKTIMRGVVLKEYLTFRTLIAKTVGLTAALGSGMPLGKEGALVHIGGIVGTLLSKLLTSFKGIYGNESRKTDMLATACAVGLSCSLGAPIGGVLFSIEVTSVYFAIRNYWRGFFSAVFGALMFRLLAYWSNSEGTLTTVFPTSFQVDFPYDPHELFIFALVGVFGGLSGAVFVLFHRRYVLFMRNNTRISSFLKYNRFIYPSIVSVLIASLFYPSGFGRYLATTLSTKQQVGALFANFTWLSDDLSVEQAERLSHWDVANTNLFVGLGIFMSANFFLSILASTLAVPRGSLIPIFKVGAAFGRMIGEAMYFWFPEGILCGNLHSILPGGYAIVGAAAFSAGVTHTISISIVVVEMTGQIQHLIPILVAVIVSNVISTLLQPSIYESDIMIKQLPYLPCIISSRGAIHSIFVEDFMNRNVKYIWHGMTYGELKNLIADSQGIRSFPLLGDTEQKILLGSVQRVELMALIERHIGAERRLEAAANRYMEARLKNTRLLLIQYHHKRPSIS
- the LOC124197118 gene encoding ERI1 exoribonuclease 2-like, whose product is MDAYSDDINKDSTSQHAIRVGKVNGKHSKQKIHQTKNVPVSCIGDFKNMPKAMLLKNLKLFKLNTNGSRKVLMKRLEMYNKKTTEMFDYYVVIDYEATCDENTKNFDKNNQEIIEFPAVLLNCHTGKVEAEFQSYCRPVINPLLTKYCIKLTGITQNIVDKAPSFHEVLASFEKWLQNKKLGSEYSFAILTDGSKDVGHFLKRQCVLSQIDIPEYCKYWINIRKSFTNFYQTNDLQYFARLANDTVLNIMIKEIGCKFQGKPHSGLDDARNIAYVAQCLLQDGASLVFNEKLSDENAEKKANSNSSFSTPVSKAEFSIICGTLKPNFPAKKSPVTSKTPDTNTVAKDVLVKACNSETKAKPVVKEVVKIPAIASNSANGASTKTTAKKKKNQHSTKDTVKIPATKKNQPNMQPDSLVKTSSKANTPSTSEKTSANVTPTQSSVKRTPGKSTAKIPETADVIKQELMLAKKVLYSNAEHIPFWKVTQLKEHIEDLKKSLKAAKSREEKAVLVTKLDLSEKKEFEVPKATSKTTNRGLVALNENLISGIYASSTAVKEQLFFEDFENLLTMNNNSFP
- the LOC124197105 gene encoding chloride channel protein 2-like isoform X3, producing MNSSTREMKMTTTDSVEDDSKNVLEMRYQTTVMSGQYWRSLGDYAKEQAAQLRQLEKKIVDGAKVQKKEQSHYGKWLAWLRNLLKFTRRKTFVLIGGDWVFLALLGILMAILSFTMDLGIYACFTTRLWIYNHFRIYPALQFFTWFTLPVLLVLFATGFVFIVSPQATGSGIPEMKTIMRGVVLKEYLTFRTLIAKTVGLTAALGSGMPLGKEGALVHIGGIVGTLLSKLLTSFKGIYGNESRKTDMLATACAVGLSCSLGAPIGGVLFSIEVTSVYFAIRNYWRGFFSAVFGALMFRLLAYWSNSEGTLTTVFPTSFQVDFPYDPHELFIFALVGVFGGLSGAVFVLFHRRYVLFMRNNTRISSFLKYNRFIYPSIVSVLIASLFYPSGFGRYLATTLSTKQQVGALFANFTWLSDDLSVEQAERLSHWDVANTNLFVGLGIFMSANFFLSILASTLAVPRGSLIPIFKVGAAFGRMIGEAMYFWFPEGILCGNLHSILPGGYAIVGAAAFSAGVTHTISISIVVVEMTGQIQHLIPILVAVIVSNVISTLLQPSIYESDIMIKQLPYLPCIISSRGAIHSIFVEDFMNRNVKYIWHGMTYGELKNLIADSQGIRSFPLLGDTEQKILLGSVQRVELMALIERHIGAERRLEAAANRYMEAS
- the LOC124197127 gene encoding triosephosphate isomerase-like, which gives rise to MAPERKFFVGGNWKMNGNKKEIDAIISFLTAGPLDPNAELVCGVSPCYLDYVRQKLPASIGVAAQNCYKVAKGAFTGEISPAMIKDIGAEWVILGHSERRNVFGESDALIGEKVNHALTEGLKVIPCIGEKLEEREAGKTEEVVFSQLKAIVDKIPQDKWDNVVIAYEPVWAIGTGKTASPQQAQEVHGKLRQWLADNVSAEVAQKTRIIYGGSVTAENCRELAKEADIDGSLVGGASLKPDFIHIVNASQ